A part of Acidobacteriota bacterium genomic DNA contains:
- a CDS encoding NAD-dependent epimerase/dehydratase family protein produces MPVNPPEPDEPILLAGAETLAGRAVAVELAERGYRRIVRLSCDEIAPLRAQEIDRLVERTRPRWIFVAAGRSGGIAMNRERPASLMLGTLAAATTVIESAARHGCGRLLFFASSCCYPRSHPEPMGPELFGTGDLEPTSRPYAIARIAAAELCRSLRQERGCDFVVAVPSHPFGGGAEGNPRQAHVVPALLARFHDARRAGASRVVLWGTGRPRRDFIYWRDLGSAALTVMERYPGGGPVNLGCGMDVSIRELAREVASVVGYRGEIAFDPSHPDGAPVKLLDATELFELGWRPRWNLRRALEEAYRELAARRKEVPEAPQPA; encoded by the coding sequence GACGCTCGCGGGCCGGGCGGTCGCGGTCGAGCTCGCGGAGCGGGGATACCGGAGGATCGTGCGGCTGTCCTGCGATGAGATCGCTCCGCTGCGCGCGCAGGAGATCGACCGGCTCGTCGAGAGGACCCGTCCGCGGTGGATCTTCGTTGCTGCCGGAAGGTCCGGCGGCATCGCGATGAACCGCGAGCGCCCCGCCTCGCTGATGCTCGGCACCCTGGCTGCGGCCACGACGGTGATCGAGTCGGCGGCGCGCCATGGTTGCGGGCGCCTGCTGTTCTTCGCCAGCTCCTGTTGCTACCCGCGTTCGCACCCGGAGCCGATGGGGCCGGAGCTGTTCGGGACGGGAGATCTCGAGCCCACCAGCCGCCCCTACGCGATCGCTCGGATCGCCGCGGCCGAGCTCTGCCGCTCGCTGAGGCAGGAGCGGGGCTGCGACTTCGTCGTCGCGGTGCCCTCGCACCCCTTCGGCGGCGGCGCAGAAGGAAATCCCCGCCAGGCACACGTGGTGCCGGCGCTGCTCGCGCGGTTTCACGATGCGCGGCGTGCCGGAGCCTCGCGCGTCGTCCTCTGGGGAACGGGACGCCCGCGCCGCGACTTCATCTACTGGCGCGATCTCGGCAGCGCCGCACTCACGGTGATGGAGCGGTACCCCGGCGGGGGCCCGGTCAATCTCGGCTGCGGCATGGACGTTTCGATCCGCGAGCTCGCTCGGGAGGTCGCGTCCGTGGTGGGCTATCGGGGAGAGATCGCCTTCGACCCGTCCCACCCCGACGGGGCGCCCGTGAAGCTCCTCGATGCCACCGAGCTGTTCGAACTCGGATGGCGGCCCCGATGGAACTTGCGCCGCGCGCTCGAGGAGGCCTACCGGGAGCTTGCGGCGCGGCGGAAAGAGGTGCCGGAAGCGCCGCAGCCGGCGTGA